The following proteins come from a genomic window of Proteiniphilum propionicum:
- the tnpB gene encoding IS66 family insertion sequence element accessory protein TnpB (TnpB, as the term is used for proteins encoded by IS66 family insertion elements, is considered an accessory protein, since TnpC, encoded by a neighboring gene, is a DDE family transposase.) yields MFNLNDSMRYWLYPQPTDMRKGFYTLSGLVTDQMGQSVRSGDVFIFLNRHCTSLKALHMEHGGLVIYYMKLEKGNFTLPSFDENGRSHPFSWQKLMLMIQGIEVEKCKYKKRWKGA; encoded by the coding sequence ATGTTTAACCTTAACGACTCAATGCGTTACTGGCTTTATCCACAACCTACCGATATGCGTAAAGGTTTTTACACTTTAAGCGGATTGGTCACGGATCAGATGGGACAAAGCGTACGAAGCGGAGATGTTTTCATCTTCCTGAATCGTCATTGCACCAGTTTAAAGGCCCTGCACATGGAACATGGTGGGCTTGTAATTTATTATATGAAGCTTGAAAAAGGTAACTTTACATTACCCTCTTTCGATGAAAATGGAAGATCACACCCCTTTTCATGGCAGAAACTCATGCTGATGATACAGGGCATTGAGGTCGAAAAATGCAAGTATAAAAAACGTTGGAAAGGCGCATAA
- a CDS encoding cobalamin-dependent protein (Presence of a B(12) (cobalamin)-binding domain implies dependence on cobalamin itself, in one of its several forms, or in some unusual lineages, dependence on a cobalamin-like analog.), translating into MKNSESKLNIIFIDGLEPQTNVNAMVLGYLFPIGAMLEEYNMSFKVLNVKTLLNYSILGIIDELKKWNFDAIGMTTNSDNIRYVYKICSSIKNQFPKTTIILGGPEASFADEKTLSKCECDVVVREEGEVKLVEILKCISQNRSFERKHSVCPVLF; encoded by the coding sequence ATGAAAAACTCAGAATCTAAATTGAACATTATTTTCATAGATGGACTTGAACCACAAACTAATGTAAATGCAATGGTTCTTGGATATTTATTTCCAATAGGTGCAATGCTAGAGGAATACAATATGAGTTTTAAAGTGTTAAATGTAAAAACTCTATTAAATTACTCTATTCTGGGTATCATAGATGAACTTAAAAAATGGAATTTTGATGCAATAGGCATGACTACTAATTCGGATAATATTCGTTATGTATACAAGATTTGTAGTAGTATAAAAAATCAATTTCCTAAAACTACAATCATATTAGGAGGGCCTGAAGCTTCTTTTGCTGATGAAAAAACATTATCAAAATGCGAATGTGATGTAGTTGTACGAGAAGAAGGAGAAGTTAAGCTCGTAGAAATTCTTAAATGTATTAGTCAAAATAGATCATTTGAACGTAAGCATTCGGTCTGCCCCGTCTTATTTTAA
- the tnpC gene encoding IS66 family transposase codes for MQENKENPNELLELLLEKCDRLYQENMLLKGKLEDRTDVDALKTSYEQTISKKDEKILDLEKQVAYLRRRIWGKSSERFIKEDPRQRMIDFEGIDLLPEEKELAEAAKVDIETFKERRVKERIKRKPVRKPLPEDLPRVEEHLYPDDVKDSADTLTELEPEITEVMEYEPGRCWIRKIIRHKYVVKSKTLQDSQKSSSIITAPLPAKYQPIARSYAGASLLAELMINKYVNHLPFYRQIQMMKQLGVNLPPPTVNDWFKDTADLLRPLYYRLKELVLATDYIQVDETTVPVINNEKHKSVNGYMWMVRSAMDKQVFFHYDNGSRAQKVALSLLKDFRGAMQTDGYSVYQMYEYKKDVLPLGCWAHARRKFEESLKNDKVRAEYALEQIGLLYEVEREADDKNLSYQERARLRETHAYPIMVVFEKWLVNEYSKVLPKSPIGKAIKYCYDIYHRLSRYHLDGRYHIDNNLAENSLRGLALGRKNYLFCGNHDAAEDAAVIYSLLGCCKAADVNFRDWMVYVLSHIHDYDQDYSMDIAELLPLNHLRKIS; via the coding sequence ATGCAAGAAAACAAAGAAAATCCCAACGAGCTTTTAGAACTCCTCTTGGAGAAATGCGACCGTTTATATCAGGAGAACATGCTTCTGAAGGGTAAGCTTGAAGATCGCACAGATGTTGATGCATTAAAAACCTCGTATGAACAAACCATATCCAAAAAAGACGAAAAGATACTTGATCTAGAGAAGCAGGTTGCTTATCTGAGACGTCGGATATGGGGCAAGTCAAGTGAACGCTTTATAAAAGAAGATCCCCGTCAGCGCATGATCGACTTTGAAGGTATAGACCTTTTACCTGAAGAAAAAGAACTTGCAGAAGCAGCCAAAGTAGATATAGAAACTTTCAAAGAAAGGCGAGTAAAAGAGCGTATAAAAAGAAAACCTGTACGCAAACCTTTACCTGAAGATCTTCCTCGAGTTGAAGAACATCTTTATCCCGATGATGTAAAAGACAGCGCTGATACATTGACAGAGTTAGAACCCGAGATAACTGAAGTTATGGAGTATGAACCCGGAAGATGCTGGATAAGGAAGATTATACGTCATAAATATGTTGTAAAAAGCAAAACTTTACAGGATTCCCAGAAGTCTTCTTCTATTATAACTGCACCACTTCCTGCAAAATACCAACCAATTGCACGCAGTTATGCAGGAGCATCACTCTTGGCGGAACTGATGATAAACAAGTACGTGAACCACCTGCCTTTTTACCGACAAATACAGATGATGAAGCAGCTGGGTGTAAATCTTCCACCACCAACGGTGAACGATTGGTTTAAGGATACGGCCGACTTGTTGAGACCATTATATTACCGGCTTAAAGAACTTGTCCTTGCTACCGACTATATCCAGGTTGATGAGACCACTGTTCCTGTAATAAACAACGAGAAGCATAAATCCGTAAATGGATACATGTGGATGGTTCGCTCTGCAATGGACAAGCAAGTCTTCTTCCATTATGACAATGGCTCAAGAGCACAGAAGGTAGCATTATCCCTTTTAAAAGACTTCCGAGGTGCAATGCAAACAGACGGCTACAGTGTATACCAAATGTACGAATACAAAAAAGATGTACTGCCCCTTGGTTGCTGGGCTCATGCAAGACGAAAGTTTGAGGAATCACTGAAAAATGATAAAGTAAGAGCTGAGTATGCGCTTGAGCAAATCGGACTTCTATACGAAGTAGAAAGAGAGGCGGATGATAAGAACCTTTCTTACCAGGAGAGAGCTAGGCTGCGAGAGACACATGCTTACCCCATTATGGTTGTCTTTGAAAAATGGCTGGTGAATGAATACAGTAAGGTATTACCAAAAAGCCCGATAGGCAAGGCGATAAAATACTGCTATGACATCTATCACCGTTTAAGTCGTTATCATCTGGATGGCAGGTATCACATAGATAATAATCTTGCCGAAAACAGTCTGAGAGGTCTAGCTCTAGGCAGGAAGAATTACCTGTTTTGTGGAAATCATGACGCTGCAGAAGATGCTGCAGTTATATACTCTTTACTTGGATGCTGCAAAGCTGCAGATGTAAACTTCCGTGACTGGATGGTATATGTGCTGAGTCATATCCACGATTATGATCAGGACTACTCGATGGATATTGCTGAACTACTTCCTTTAAACCATCTACGAAAAATCTCCTAA
- the mobC gene encoding conjugal transfer protein MobC has translation MQQEDDLRGLAKTMEFMRAVSILFVVIHCYWYCYEAFREWHATIAVLDRILMNFHRTAGLYKHPLITKFFSVLFLALSCLGTKGMKDEKITWTKIWIVLGFGIALYFLDFWILALPIAKTGIAVWYIFTISAGYICLLMAGLWISRLLKNNLMDDVFNTENESFMQETRLMENEYSVNLPTRFYYKKKWNNGWINVVNPFRASIVLGTPGSGKSYAVVNNYIKQQIEKGFSMYIYDFKFDDLSTIAYNHLLKHIDKYKVPPKFYVINFDNPRKSHRCNPINPAFMTDISDAYESAYTIMLNLNKTWIQKQGDFFVESPIILLAAIIWYLKIYENGKYCTFPHAIEFLNKKYADTFTILTSYPELENYLSPFMDAWEGGAQDQLQGQIASAKIPLSRMISPALYWVMTGDDFSLDINNPKEPKILCVGNNPDRQNIYSAALGLYNSRIVKLINKKGQLKSSVIIDELPTIYFRGLDNLIATARSNKVAVCLGFQDYSQLTRDYGDKESKVIQNTVGNIFSGQVVGETAKTLSERFGKVLQKRQSMTINRQDKSTSISTQMDSLIPASKISNLTQGMFVGAVSDNFDERIEQKIFHCEIVVDNARVAAETKAYCNIPEIVSFTDENGNDTMQQDIEKNYRQIKADVENIVKSEKHRIENDDNLKHLFSLLK, from the coding sequence ATGCAACAAGAAGACGATTTAAGGGGACTCGCCAAAACAATGGAATTTATGCGGGCCGTAAGTATTTTATTTGTGGTTATCCACTGTTATTGGTACTGTTATGAGGCGTTTCGGGAATGGCACGCAACGATTGCCGTGTTAGACAGAATTTTGATGAATTTTCATCGAACAGCAGGACTGTACAAACATCCGCTGATTACGAAATTCTTTTCGGTGCTGTTTCTGGCATTATCCTGCTTGGGAACAAAAGGGATGAAAGATGAAAAAATCACGTGGACGAAGATTTGGATTGTGTTGGGTTTCGGCATCGCACTGTATTTTCTGGACTTTTGGATATTGGCGTTGCCGATTGCCAAAACAGGCATTGCGGTATGGTATATTTTTACAATTTCGGCAGGTTATATTTGCCTCTTGATGGCAGGACTTTGGATTAGTCGCCTTTTGAAAAACAACCTGATGGACGATGTGTTTAATACCGAAAACGAGAGTTTTATGCAGGAAACCCGTCTGATGGAAAACGAGTATTCTGTGAATTTGCCTACACGATTTTACTATAAAAAAAAGTGGAACAACGGCTGGATAAATGTGGTCAATCCGTTTCGGGCGAGCATTGTTTTAGGTACGCCTGGTTCCGGAAAATCATACGCCGTGGTTAACAACTACATCAAACAACAAATAGAGAAAGGTTTTTCCATGTACATTTACGACTTCAAGTTCGACGACCTTTCCACCATCGCCTACAACCACTTGCTAAAGCATATCGACAAGTACAAAGTTCCGCCAAAATTTTATGTAATAAACTTTGATAATCCACGCAAAAGCCATCGCTGTAATCCAATTAATCCGGCATTTATGACCGATATCTCGGATGCTTATGAAAGCGCTTACACAATAATGCTAAACCTCAATAAAACGTGGATTCAGAAACAGGGCGATTTCTTCGTGGAAAGTCCGATAATTTTATTGGCTGCGATTATTTGGTATCTGAAAATATATGAAAACGGCAAATACTGTACTTTTCCGCACGCTATCGAGTTTCTGAATAAGAAATATGCTGATACCTTTACTATTCTCACAAGCTATCCCGAATTGGAAAATTACCTTTCGCCTTTTATGGATGCGTGGGAAGGCGGTGCACAAGACCAATTACAGGGACAAATTGCATCGGCAAAAATCCCGCTGTCGAGAATGATTTCGCCCGCACTCTATTGGGTAATGACGGGCGATGATTTTTCGTTGGACATTAATAATCCGAAAGAGCCGAAAATTCTTTGCGTGGGCAATAATCCCGACCGGCAAAACATCTATTCGGCAGCATTGGGATTATACAACAGCCGTATCGTGAAGCTGATAAACAAGAAAGGGCAGTTGAAAAGTTCGGTAATAATCGACGAGTTGCCAACCATTTATTTTCGTGGATTGGATAATTTGATTGCTACGGCACGAAGCAATAAAGTGGCTGTTTGCTTGGGATTTCAGGACTATTCGCAACTGACACGCGATTACGGCGATAAGGAAAGCAAGGTTATTCAAAATACGGTAGGCAATATCTTTTCGGGGCAGGTTGTTGGCGAAACTGCAAAAACTCTATCGGAACGTTTCGGAAAAGTGTTGCAGAAACGGCAATCAATGACCATTAACCGGCAGGATAAATCGACTTCTATTTCTACGCAGATGGACAGCCTTATCCCGGCAAGTAAAATCAGTAATCTAACACAAGGAATGTTCGTGGGTGCGGTTTCGGACAATTTCGACGAACGTATCGAGCAGAAGATTTTTCATTGCGAAATCGTGGTGGATAATGCTCGTGTTGCCGCCGAAACAAAAGCGTACTGCAACATCCCCGAAATAGTCTCTTTTACCGATGAAAACGGGAACGATACGATGCAACAGGATATTGAAAAAAATTACAGACAAATAAAGGCGGATGTGGAAAATATTGTAAAATCGGAGAAACACCGCATAGAGAATGACGATAATTTGAAGCATTTATTTTCTTTGCTTAAATAA
- a CDS encoding B12-binding domain-containing radical SAM protein produces MLTFEHVRGISFKKNGKIIKNVDAMPLDVNSLPIPQYAILSNKKYWIIPSGVKEDDYTHILDKLRKSYKFFMSGRGCPHNCAFCVEGSLKRKYRAKKVELVKQDLEYFISQTNTDYLIISDDTFTSSPKRVKDMCSMIKEVRQKYRFVWFCEGRIDALSKNPELLSVMYEAGLRKIQLGVESGNQKVLDIYNKNITLEQTKKVINETAKYERLLVHGNILLGNPEETFNEFKDSLNFIKDLIKLSDFKLNISNAYVTPFHGTPLRNNPEKYNIEILIDDFEFVRFGMNDIVCRPKSLSLDELIALKPYTDGEILKCINENIFKYPRNKIIKYFTEPNRVTFHQNGILDTLGRLASFQKYLQIVTRSTTVDSTQIDVIQKSHTLSPLRLWEIEYNKDTNQYNFIDLSGINTIIDGKNAYLWEKATGKNTLYEIFAKADDLSLEYIAEFYQTLEAKMAIVFVEF; encoded by the coding sequence ATGCTTACATTTGAACATGTAAGAGGTATTTCTTTCAAAAAAAATGGCAAAATAATAAAGAATGTAGATGCAATGCCGCTTGATGTCAATTCGTTGCCAATCCCTCAATATGCGATATTATCAAACAAGAAGTATTGGATAATCCCATCTGGCGTAAAAGAAGATGACTATACTCACATTCTAGACAAGCTGAGGAAATCATATAAGTTTTTCATGTCTGGAAGAGGATGTCCTCACAATTGTGCTTTTTGTGTAGAAGGAAGTCTAAAAAGAAAATATAGAGCAAAAAAAGTAGAATTAGTAAAACAGGACTTAGAGTATTTCATTTCTCAAACAAATACCGATTATTTAATAATTTCAGACGATACATTTACGTCCTCTCCTAAAAGAGTTAAAGATATGTGTTCAATGATAAAAGAAGTCAGACAAAAATATAGATTTGTTTGGTTTTGTGAGGGAAGAATTGATGCTCTATCAAAGAATCCAGAATTGTTGTCTGTAATGTATGAAGCAGGACTTAGAAAAATTCAATTGGGCGTAGAATCTGGTAATCAAAAGGTATTGGATATTTATAATAAAAACATTACATTAGAACAGACAAAAAAAGTCATAAATGAAACTGCTAAATATGAACGTCTATTAGTACATGGTAATATACTATTAGGAAATCCCGAAGAAACTTTTAATGAGTTTAAGGATAGCTTAAATTTTATTAAGGATCTAATAAAGTTATCTGACTTTAAGTTAAATATTTCGAATGCTTATGTAACTCCGTTTCATGGAACTCCACTTAGAAATAATCCTGAAAAATATAATATAGAAATTTTAATTGATGATTTTGAGTTTGTACGCTTTGGAATGAATGATATTGTATGTAGACCAAAATCTCTGTCGCTAGATGAATTAATAGCTCTAAAACCATATACTGATGGAGAGATATTAAAATGTATCAATGAAAATATTTTTAAATATCCAAGGAACAAAATAATAAAATACTTTACAGAACCTAATCGAGTTACATTTCATCAAAATGGTATATTAGATACATTAGGTAGACTTGCGTCTTTTCAAAAGTATTTACAAATCGTAACACGATCCACAACAGTAGATTCAACTCAAATAGATGTTATTCAGAAATCTCATACTCTATCTCCTTTAAGGCTTTGGGAAATTGAATATAATAAAGATACGAACCAGTATAATTTTATTGATTTAAGTGGAATAAATACAATTATTGATGGGAAAAATGCTTATTTATGGGAAAAAGCAACAGGTAAAAATACACTATATGAAATATTTGCAAAAGCTGATGATTTATCTTTAGAATATATTGCAGAATTTTACCAGACTTTAGAAGCTAAAATGGCTATTGTTTTTGTTGAATTTTAA
- the tnpA gene encoding IS66 family insertion sequence element accessory protein TnpA, translating to MWTIQQFELVYDRFQSSGLSVKDFCENECILQSKFYYWKNKSIKNNRHKEQPSNFVPIVFTGSASQMQTKRKAQQKLLPENADQVAGDVFEIVYPNGVKLRVPVGADINQLRSLILLTQ from the coding sequence ATGTGGACAATACAGCAGTTTGAGTTAGTTTATGATCGCTTCCAATCCAGTGGTCTATCTGTTAAAGATTTTTGCGAAAATGAGTGTATTCTTCAGTCTAAGTTTTACTACTGGAAAAATAAATCAATAAAGAACAACCGACATAAAGAACAACCGTCCAATTTTGTGCCGATTGTTTTTACCGGTTCAGCTTCACAAATGCAGACAAAAAGAAAGGCTCAACAGAAACTATTGCCAGAGAATGCTGACCAGGTTGCCGGTGATGTTTTTGAAATTGTTTATCCCAATGGAGTTAAATTACGTGTTCCCGTTGGTGCAGACATCAACCAGCTGCGATCATTAATCCTTCTAACCCAATAA
- the mobB gene encoding conjugal transfer protein MobB has product MVAKIGHGTSLFGAISYNKLKVDDENGKVLFAQNIIEQADGTYQMPDILHSFKPYLSANRRTEKPVIHISLNPNPTDKVTDENFIKMAQQYMDELGFGEQPYIVFKHTDIDRTHIHIVSVRVKADGSCISDAYEKRRSMDICRKLEQEFNLTPADKQERQNVLPLQKVDYSKGDVKRQVANAVRELAKSYRFQSFSEYRALLSLFNLTAEEVKGEHKGKPYNGLVYSVLNKKGEKVGNPFKSSLFGKSVGCDALYKRMDKEKQTWKMDKATKNRLRVNILKTISDSKKRKNFEKNLLKKGISVVFRENEQGRIYGVTFIDHQSKTVLNGSRLGKEFSANVFHEWFANGIKPEVSQKSDTQIQSKEKEYNPFADLEKAPETNDVFPGVSLLEMHGDDYEDELFKRKMRKKRRTIKKPKL; this is encoded by the coding sequence ATGGTGGCGAAAATCGGACACGGAACATCGCTTTTCGGGGCAATTTCGTACAATAAATTGAAGGTGGATGATGAAAACGGCAAGGTGCTTTTCGCTCAAAATATCATAGAACAGGCAGACGGAACATATCAAATGCCGGACATTTTGCACTCCTTCAAGCCTTATCTGTCAGCCAACAGACGTACTGAAAAGCCGGTAATTCACATTTCGTTAAACCCAAACCCAACCGATAAAGTAACTGACGAAAATTTTATCAAGATGGCTCAACAGTATATGGACGAACTCGGTTTTGGCGAACAACCGTACATCGTTTTCAAACATACCGATATTGACCGGACACATATTCACATTGTTTCGGTGAGGGTGAAAGCCGACGGAAGTTGCATTTCCGATGCCTATGAGAAACGGCGGTCGATGGATATCTGCCGGAAGTTGGAACAGGAATTTAACTTAACTCCTGCCGATAAACAGGAACGGCAAAATGTACTTCCGCTTCAAAAAGTGGATTACTCGAAAGGTGATGTAAAACGGCAAGTTGCCAATGCGGTTCGTGAGTTGGCAAAATCATACCGTTTTCAAAGTTTTAGCGAGTATCGGGCACTGTTATCATTATTTAATCTGACAGCGGAAGAAGTGAAAGGCGAACACAAAGGAAAACCTTATAATGGATTGGTTTATTCGGTATTGAACAAGAAGGGCGAAAAGGTTGGTAATCCCTTTAAATCGTCGCTTTTTGGCAAATCGGTCGGTTGCGATGCTTTGTATAAGAGAATGGACAAAGAGAAACAGACTTGGAAAATGGATAAAGCAACCAAAAACCGACTTCGAGTGAATATTTTGAAAACTATTTCTGACTCAAAAAAACGAAAAAACTTCGAGAAAAATCTGCTTAAAAAGGGGATTTCAGTGGTGTTCCGCGAGAATGAGCAAGGACGTATTTACGGCGTAACGTTTATCGACCATCAAAGTAAAACTGTTCTCAACGGTTCTCGTTTGGGAAAAGAGTTTTCGGCAAACGTGTTTCACGAGTGGTTTGCAAACGGCATTAAGCCGGAAGTTTCCCAAAAATCGGATACTCAAATCCAATCCAAAGAAAAAGAATATAATCCGTTTGCCGATTTGGAAAAAGCACCGGAAACAAACGATGTTTTTCCGGGTGTTTCTTTACTCGAAATGCACGGCGACGATTACGAAGATGAACTTTTCAAACGTAAAATGCGAAAAAAGAGAAGAACAATTAAGAAACCAAAACTATAA